The proteins below come from a single Triticum aestivum cultivar Chinese Spring chromosome 5D, IWGSC CS RefSeq v2.1, whole genome shotgun sequence genomic window:
- the LOC123119394 gene encoding release factor glutamine methyltransferase: MLSLSARPILSAFLLPKPKPLRLRLLRPLHSSASASALTPPTPRTTTPDLPEDADPTPLFLRPPTHPVPEASLAAFRRRAAALVPPSAPHLHRHLRWLLADASAPAPSSADPAAPHLLRAPLDELEALWLRHVRDRRPFQYVVGNEHWKDLVVAVRDGVLIPRPETEAVVDMVAAVEGFQDGWWADLGTGSGAIAVAVARMLGPRGRVFATDVSEVAVEVARLNVQRYGVQDKVEIRHGSWFEPLEDVKGKLMGVISNPPYIPTDDLPGLQPEVGWHEPKLALDGGKDGLDHLLHLCEGLSSALMPGGFFVFETNGNKQSEFLVDFISTKWSSSFCDVEAVLDFADIKRFVRGYRR; encoded by the exons ATGCTCTCGCTGTCCGCCCGACCCATcctctccgccttcctcctccccaAGCCCAAacccctccgcctccgcctcctccgacccctccactcctccgcctccgcctccgcgctGACGCCGCCCACCCCGCGTACCACCACTCCCGACCTCCCGGAGGACGCAGACCCCACGCCGCTCTTCCTCCGCCCTCCGACCCACCCCGTCCCGGAGGCCTCACTCGCCGCCTTCCGCCGCAGGGCCGCCGCGCTCGTCCCGCCATCCGCGCCGCACCTCCACCGCCACCTCCGCTGGCTCCTCGCCGACGCCTCCGCCCCCGCCCCGTCCAGCGCCGACCCGGCGGCGCCCCACCTCCTCCGCGCGCCGCTCGATGAGCTCGAGGCCCTGTGGCTCCGCCACGTCCGGGACAGGCGCCCGTTCCAGTATGTGGTTGGGAACGAGCACTGGAAGGACCTGGTGGTCGCCGTCCGGGATGGCGTGCTCATCCCGCGGCCCGAGACGGAGGCCGTCGTGGACATGGTCGCGGCGGTCGAGGGGTTCCAGGACGGGTGGTGGGCGGACCTCGGGACCGGGAGCGGCGCCATCGCCGTGGCCGTGGCCAGGATGCTGGGGCCCCGGGGGAGGGTGTTCGCCACCGACGTCAGCGAGGTGGCTGTTGAGGTCGCGCGGCTCAACGTCCAGAGGTACGGGGTGCAG GATAAAGTTGAGATAAGGCACGGCTCATGGTTCGAACCTCTAGAAGATGTCAAAGGAAAACTGATGGGTGTCATTAGTAACCCTCCATACATACCAACTGATGATCTACCTGGCCTGCAACCTGAAGTTGGTTGGCATGAACCAAAATTGGCACTTGATGGAGGCAAAGATGGCCTTGATCATTTGCTTCATCTATGTGaagggttatcttcggcactgatGCCTGGAGGTTTCTTTGTTTTTGAG ACAAATGGCAACAAGCAGTCAGAGTTTCTTGTCGACTTCATTAGTACAAAGTGGAGCTCATCTTTTTGCGACGTGGAGGCAGTTTTAGACTTTGCAGACATCAAACGTTTTGTAAGAGGGTACCGCAGATGA